Below is a window of Candidatus Woesearchaeota archaeon DNA.
GATGAACAAATTGTTGATTTATTAGATGTAGAAAAACAGGGATTGGAAGAGGGTTCTGATTATTGGAGAGTTTGTAGTCTGAGAATGGAAGAAATTCATGAGTTACTCGAAGATGGTCCAGGTCAATTATATGAACATAAAATTGATGATGATAAATTTGAGGTATGATATGGCTGAACCAAAATTTTTAATTTCTAAAAAAGTAGTACTTGGGCAGTTTGACAAGGTCGCGGGTTATTCTGACATTGTGTCTTATAGTTCAAAGACAAATCCGTTGATTACAGCTATTCTGGAAAAAGAGAGAGGTTGTATGTTTAGTGTTCACTTGGTCAATGAGTTGAAGTATATTAAAGATATGTCTCGTGTATTATTTTTTGCGCAAGGTTGGCAAGCTACAGAAATAAGAGAGTTATTATATAAAGGGATAAAGTGGTTTGTTGTTGACAATGAAAGTGATTTATCTATTTTTATAAGCGCAATTAACGATTTTTCTAATAAAGTAAATTTATTGTTAAGAATGAAATTAAAAGAAAACACAGTTAAGACTGAAAAGTATTTTGTGTTCGGAATGGATTCAGATGTAATTAATGAGAAAATTAAAGAATTAAGCAATAACAATAAAATTGGCCAATTAGGAGTGCATTTCCATAGGAAAACTCAAAACATGAGCGAGTGGAGCTTGAAAAGAGAATTGGAAGATTTGCTTAATAAAGAGACATTGGGGGCTATTGATGTTGTTAATATCGGGGGAGGTTTACCATCAAGTTATGCCAATACGAATACTGAAGTTTTGCAGGGGATATTTAAAAAAATAAGAGAGTTCAAAGAGTGGTTAAATTCAAACAATATTAAAATGATGATTGAACCCGGAAGGTTTATAGCTGCACCAGCAGGTAAACTTGTGACTGA
It encodes the following:
- a CDS encoding decarboxylase, with product MAEPKFLISKKVVLGQFDKVAGYSDIVSYSSKTNPLITAILEKERGCMFSVHLVNELKYIKDMSRVLFFAQGWQATEIRELLYKGIKWFVVDNESDLSIFISAINDFSNKVNLLLRMKLKENTVKTEKYFVFGMDSDVINEKIKELSNNNKIGQLGVHFHRKTQNMSEWSLKRELEDLLNKETLGAIDVVNIGGGLPSSYANTNTEVLQGIFKKIREFKEWLNSNNIKMMIEPGRFIAAPAGKLVTEIISIYGNNIIVNASVYNTDLDALIVPVKLLVEGELKTGKAYKIKGKTPCSLDLFRYKVYLKNPKVGDNLIFINAGAYNFSSTFCDLQT